A portion of the Bacillus thuringiensis genome contains these proteins:
- the rfbB gene encoding dTDP-glucose 4,6-dehydratase, producing the protein MNILVTGGAGFIGSNFVHYMLQSYESYKIINYDALTYSGNLNNVKSLQNHPNYSFVKGEIQNGELLEYVIKERDVQVIVNFAAESHVDRSIENPIPFYDTNVIGTVTLLELVKKYSHIKLVQVSTDEVYGSLGKTGKFTEITPLAPNSPYSSSKASADMIALSYYKTYQLPVIVTRCSNNYGPYQYPEKLIPLMVTNALEGKKLPLYGDGLNVRDWLHVTDHCSAIDVVLHKGRVGEVYNIGGNNEKTNVEVVEQIITLLGKTKKDIEYVTDRLGHDRRYAIDAEKMKNEFDWEPKYTFEQGLQETVKWYEKNKEWWKPLKDQ; encoded by the coding sequence ATGAATATATTAGTAACAGGTGGGGCTGGATTTATTGGAAGTAATTTCGTTCATTACATGCTACAAAGTTATGAATCATATAAAATTATTAATTACGATGCATTAACATATAGCGGGAATTTAAATAACGTAAAATCTCTTCAGAATCACCCGAATTACTCTTTTGTAAAAGGAGAAATTCAAAATGGAGAGCTATTAGAATACGTTATAAAAGAGCGAGACGTACAAGTGATTGTAAATTTTGCAGCTGAATCACATGTGGACCGTAGTATTGAAAATCCGATTCCTTTTTATGATACAAATGTAATTGGGACGGTCACTTTATTAGAACTAGTTAAAAAATATTCGCATATAAAACTTGTGCAAGTATCAACGGATGAAGTGTATGGCTCTTTAGGGAAAACAGGGAAGTTCACAGAGATAACGCCGTTAGCTCCAAATAGTCCATATTCTTCCAGTAAGGCGAGCGCGGACATGATAGCTTTATCTTACTATAAAACATATCAATTACCGGTTATAGTAACGCGTTGTTCTAACAATTATGGGCCGTACCAGTATCCAGAAAAATTAATTCCGTTAATGGTTACGAATGCACTGGAAGGAAAAAAACTACCGTTATATGGTGATGGTTTAAATGTAAGAGATTGGTTACATGTAACGGATCATTGCAGTGCGATTGACGTTGTTCTGCATAAGGGACGTGTAGGAGAAGTATATAATATAGGTGGAAATAATGAAAAAACAAATGTAGAAGTTGTGGAACAAATTATTACTCTTTTAGGAAAAACAAAAAAAGACATTGAATATGTTACAGATCGTTTAGGACACGATCGTCGTTATGCGATTGATGCAGAGAAAATGAAGAATGAATTTGATTGGGAACCGAAATATACGTTTGAACAAGGATTACAAGAGACGGTGAAATGGTATGAAAAGAATAAGGAATGGTGGAAACCACTAAAAGACCAGTAA
- the rfbD gene encoding dTDP-4-dehydrorhamnose reductase, with translation MKERVIITGANGQLGKQLFEELDSEEYDIYPFDKKLLDVTNISRIQQVVQEIKPHIIIHCAAYTKVDHAEKEQDLAYRINAIGARNVAVASQLVGAKLVYISTDYVFQGTRPDGYDEFHSPAPINIYGASKYAGEQFVKELHNKYFIVRTSWLYGKYGNNFVKTMMRLGKERDEISVVADQVGSPTYVADLNMVINKLIHTSLYGTYHVSNRGSCSWFEFAQKIFSYTNMKVNVLPVSTEEFGAAAARPKYSIFQHNMLRLNGFLQMPSWEEGLERFFIETKSH, from the coding sequence ATGAAAGAGAGGGTTATCATAACAGGAGCAAACGGTCAATTAGGAAAGCAACTATTTGAAGAGTTAGATTCTGAAGAATATGATATATATCCATTTGATAAAAAGTTATTAGATGTGACAAATATATCCCGAATACAACAAGTGGTACAAGAAATAAAACCACATATAATTATTCATTGTGCTGCCTATACGAAAGTAGATCATGCGGAGAAAGAACAGGATCTTGCATATAGAATAAATGCAATTGGAGCTCGAAATGTAGCGGTTGCTTCACAATTAGTAGGAGCAAAGCTAGTTTATATTAGTACTGATTATGTATTTCAAGGTACCAGACCAGATGGATACGACGAATTTCATAGTCCAGCGCCGATAAATATATATGGAGCCTCTAAGTATGCAGGGGAGCAGTTCGTCAAAGAGTTACATAATAAATATTTTATCGTTCGCACATCGTGGCTATATGGTAAATATGGAAATAATTTCGTGAAAACGATGATGAGATTAGGAAAAGAAAGAGATGAAATATCTGTTGTAGCGGATCAAGTTGGCTCGCCTACGTATGTGGCGGATTTAAATATGGTTATTAATAAGCTCATTCATACTTCTTTATACGGTACATACCACGTATCAAACAGAGGCTCATGCTCTTGGTTTGAATTTGCACAAAAGATATTTTCGTATACAAATATGAAAGTGAATGTATTACCTGTTTCAACGGAAGAATTCGGGGCTGCAGCTGCGAGGCCAAAATATTCTATCTTTCAACATAACATGCTACGATTAAATGGTTTTTTACAAATGCCGTCTTGGGAAGAAGGATTAGAGCGGTTTTTTATAGAAACCAAAAGTCATTAA
- the fabI gene encoding enoyl-ACP reductase FabI, which translates to MELLQGKTFVVMGVANQRSIAWGIARSLHNAGAKLIFTYAGERLERNVRELADTLEGQESLVLPCDVTNDEELTACFETIKQEVGTIHGVAHCIAFANRDDLKGEFVDTSRDGFLLAQNISAFSLTAVAREAKKVMTEGGNILTLTYLGGERVVKNYNVMGVAKASLEASVKYLANDLGQHGIRVNAISAGPIRTLSAKGVGDFNSILREIEERAPLRRTTTPEEVGDTAVFLFSDLARGVTGENIHVDSGYHILG; encoded by the coding sequence ATGGAACTATTACAAGGGAAAACATTTGTTGTTATGGGCGTTGCGAACCAAAGAAGTATTGCATGGGGAATTGCTCGCTCTTTGCATAATGCAGGTGCAAAATTAATATTCACATATGCAGGAGAACGTTTAGAAAGAAATGTTCGTGAATTAGCGGACACATTAGAAGGACAAGAATCACTTGTATTACCTTGTGATGTAACGAATGATGAGGAACTTACAGCTTGCTTTGAAACAATTAAACAAGAAGTAGGTACTATTCACGGTGTAGCACATTGTATTGCTTTTGCAAATCGCGATGACTTAAAAGGTGAATTTGTAGATACTTCTCGCGATGGATTTTTACTTGCACAAAATATTAGTGCATTCTCTTTAACAGCTGTAGCAAGAGAAGCGAAGAAAGTAATGACAGAAGGCGGAAATATTTTAACATTAACATACCTTGGCGGCGAGCGCGTTGTGAAAAATTATAACGTTATGGGTGTTGCAAAAGCTTCATTAGAAGCGAGCGTGAAATATTTAGCGAACGATTTAGGTCAACATGGTATTCGCGTCAACGCTATTTCTGCAGGACCAATTCGTACGTTATCTGCAAAAGGTGTAGGCGATTTCAACTCAATCTTAAGAGAAATTGAGGAGCGCGCACCACTTCGTCGTACAACAACTCCAGAAGAAGTTGGCGATACAGCAGTATTCCTATTCAGTGATTTAGCACGTGGAGTAACAGGAGAAAACATTCACGTTGATTCAGGGTATCATATCCTAGGATAA
- a CDS encoding spore coat CotO family protein — protein sequence MEVGGTSVKNKNKSSTVGKPLLYITQVSLELAAPKIKRIILTNFENEDQKEQSNRQENIVSSAVEEVLEQEQQEEQQVEEKIEEEEKEEHAEQEEPEPEPVRTVPYNKSFKDMNNDEKIHFLLNRPHYIPKVRCRIKTATVSYIGSIISYRNGIVSIMPQNSMRDIRLSIDDIQSISMAGF from the coding sequence ATGGAAGTGGGAGGGACGAGTGTGAAGAATAAAAATAAAAGTTCAACAGTTGGAAAACCGTTGTTATATATCACGCAAGTAAGTTTAGAACTTGCTGCACCGAAAATAAAAAGGATTATCCTGACAAACTTTGAAAATGAAGATCAAAAAGAGCAAAGTAATAGACAAGAAAATATTGTAAGCAGTGCTGTGGAAGAGGTATTAGAGCAAGAACAACAAGAAGAGCAGCAAGTGGAAGAAAAAATAGAAGAAGAGGAAAAAGAAGAACATGCAGAACAAGAAGAACCAGAACCAGAACCAGTAAGAACTGTCCCGTATAATAAATCATTTAAGGATATGAATAATGATGAAAAAATTCATTTTTTACTAAACCGCCCTCATTACATTCCGAAAGTAAGGTGCAGAATAAAAACAGCTACAGTTTCTTATATTGGATCGATCATATCGTATCGTAATGGCATTGTATCTATTATGCCGCAAAATAGTATGAGAGATATTAGGTTGTCTATAGATGATATCCAATCGATTAGTATGGCCGGCTTTTAA
- the exsY gene encoding exosporium assembly protein ExsY codes for MSCNENKHHGSSHCVVDVVKFINELQDCSTTTCGSGCEIPFLGAHNTASVANTRPFILYTKTGEPFEAFAPSASLTSCRSPIFRVESVDDDSCAVLRVLTVVLGDGTPVPPGDDPICTFLAVPNARLISTTTCLTVDLSCFCAIQCLRDVSIVK; via the coding sequence ATGAGTTGTAACGAAAATAAACACCATGGCTCTTCTCATTGTGTAGTTGACGTTGTAAAATTCATCAATGAATTACAAGATTGTTCTACAACAACATGTGGATCTGGTTGTGAAATCCCATTCTTAGGTGCACATAATACTGCATCAGTAGCAAATACACGCCCTTTTATTTTATACACAAAAACTGGAGAACCTTTTGAAGCATTTGCACCATCAGCAAGCCTTACTAGCTGCCGATCTCCAATTTTCCGTGTGGAAAGCGTAGATGATGATAGCTGTGCTGTGCTACGTGTATTAACTGTAGTATTAGGTGACGGTACTCCGGTACCACCTGGTGACGATCCAATTTGTACGTTTTTAGCTGTACCAAATGCAAGATTAATATCTACAACTACTTGCCTTACTGTTGATTTAAGCTGTTTCTGTGCGATTCAATGCTTACGCGACGTTTCTATCGTAAAGTAA
- a CDS encoding DUF1360 domain-containing protein, which translates to MLFTSWLLFFIFALAAFRLTRLIVYDKITAFLRRPFIDELEITEPDGSVSTFTKVKGNGLRKWIGELLSCYWCTGVWVSAFLLVLYNWIPIVAEPLLALLAIAGAAAIIETITGYFMGE; encoded by the coding sequence ATGCTGTTTACAAGCTGGCTTTTATTTTTTATTTTTGCGTTAGCTGCTTTTAGGCTCACTCGTTTAATTGTATATGATAAAATAACAGCCTTTTTGCGAAGACCATTTATTGATGAATTAGAGATTACGGAGCCGGATGGAAGTGTATCAACGTTTACAAAAGTAAAAGGTAATGGATTAAGAAAGTGGATTGGCGAATTATTAAGCTGTTATTGGTGTACAGGTGTATGGGTTAGTGCTTTTTTATTAGTTTTATATAATTGGATTCCTATCGTTGCGGAGCCGTTACTTGCATTATTAGCCATTGCAGGAGCAGCAGCAATCATTGAAACAATTACAGGATATTTTATGGGAGAATAA
- the exsF gene encoding exosporium protein ExsF produces the protein MFSSDCEFTKIDCEAKPASTLPAFGFAFNASAPQFASLFTPLLLPSVSPNPNITVPVINDTVSVGDGIRILRAGIYQISYTLTISLDNVPTAPEAGRFFLSLGTPANIIPGSGTAVRSNVIGTGEVDVSSGVILINLNPGDLIQIVPVELIGTVDIRAAALTVAQIS, from the coding sequence ATGTTCTCTTCTGATTGCGAATTTACTAAAATTGATTGTGAGGCGAAGCCAGCTAGTACACTACCTGCCTTTGGTTTTGCTTTCAATGCTTCTGCACCTCAGTTCGCTTCACTATTTACACCACTATTATTACCTAGCGTAAGTCCAAATCCAAATATTACTGTTCCTGTAATCAACGATACAGTAAGTGTCGGAGATGGCATTCGAATTCTACGAGCTGGTATTTATCAAATCAGTTATACATTAACAATTAGTCTTGATAACGTACCTACTGCACCAGAAGCTGGTCGTTTCTTCTTATCATTAGGTACACCAGCTAACATTATTCCTGGATCAGGTACAGCCGTTCGTTCTAACGTTATTGGTACTGGTGAAGTAGACGTATCCAGTGGGGTTATTCTTATTAACTTAAATCCTGGTGACTTAATTCAAATTGTACCAGTTGAGTTGATTGGAACTGTAGACATTCGTGCTGCAGCATTAACAGTTGCACAAATTAGCTAG
- the cotY gene encoding spore coat protein CotY, which translates to MSCNCNEDHQHECDFNCVSNVVRFIHELQECATTTCGSGCEVPFLGAHNNASVANTRPFILYTKTGEPFEAFAPSSSLTSCRSPIFRVESIDDDDCAVLRVLTVVLGDGTAVPPGDDPICTFLAVPNARLISTSTCLTVDLSCFCAIQCLRDVSI; encoded by the coding sequence ATGAGCTGCAATTGTAATGAAGATCATCAACATGAGTGTGATTTCAACTGTGTATCGAATGTCGTTCGTTTTATACATGAACTGCAAGAATGTGCAACGACAACATGTGGATCTGGTTGCGAAGTTCCATTTTTAGGTGCACATAACAATGCATCAGTAGCTAATACACGTCCTTTTATTTTATACACAAAAACTGGAGAGCCTTTTGAAGCATTTGCACCATCTTCAAGCCTTACTAGCTGCCGATCTCCAATTTTCCGCGTAGAAAGTATAGATGATGATGACTGTGCTGTATTGCGTGTATTAACTGTAGTTTTAGGTGATGGTACCGCTGTACCACCTGGTGACGACCCAATCTGTACGTTTTTAGCTGTACCAAATGCAAGACTAATATCAACCTCCACTTGTCTGACTGTTGATTTAAGTTGTTTCTGCGCGATTCAATGCTTACGCGATGTTTCTATATAA
- a CDS encoding ATP-dependent helicase, translating to MTQEKFSQKSLTHADIPRATYHIPKTSTHLIMEEDVDAAYFRALEQQNVFLNEKQLEAVRTTEGPVLTLAGAGSGKTSVLTTRVGYLVNVKQVHPRNILLLTFTQKAAEEIRSRVAKLPGMNHAASSYVVAGTFHSVFLKLLRSQGYNQQILANEKHKQIMIKKILKELRLKDDYDAETMLAMISLEKNKLNRPKDVKAKTPVEQEFKEVYERFEEVKQRYNYIDFDDILLETYYMLENNAPLLTQLQQRFHYIEVDEFQDTSYAQYEIVKLLATPRNNLFIAGDDDQAIYGWRGASHQIILSFPKEFDNTTIIALNTNYRSNPFIVGLGNEVIKLNQERFDKELYSVREEGVQPFYARPATTLDEANQILQLIQEKVDSGERNYKDFCLLYRTHSVSRSLLDQLTIHKIPFIKHGASQSFYEHSLIKPVLDHLRLVIEPFRLESLSNILPTMYIGRDDCISFIEREQWKYGEGRFPSLLHFLLLNPSLKPFQVKKVNERIDFIKFIKELEPKKALKEIIHGKGKYLEYLQSNDRSSFTMHKDIQEEMLEELMESATRFTDIPAYLQFIDEAIQGQKEMEALKTMPQKDAVSLMSIHNAKGLEFPCVFLLGASDGILPHTSSLKDANDRVTETSEALEEERRLLYVAITRAKEELYISSPQFFRGKKLDISRFLYTVRKDLPEKTSTK from the coding sequence ATGACACAAGAAAAATTTTCACAAAAATCATTAACACACGCTGATATTCCGCGTGCGACATATCATATTCCGAAAACATCTACCCATTTAATTATGGAAGAAGATGTAGATGCGGCTTATTTCCGCGCTCTCGAACAACAAAATGTTTTTTTAAACGAAAAACAACTAGAAGCCGTGCGCACAACCGAAGGTCCTGTTCTCACACTAGCTGGTGCTGGAAGCGGGAAAACATCTGTTTTAACAACTCGCGTTGGTTATTTAGTAAATGTAAAACAAGTTCATCCACGAAATATTTTATTACTTACATTTACACAAAAAGCAGCTGAAGAAATCCGAAGTCGTGTCGCGAAGTTACCAGGTATGAATCATGCAGCAAGTAGCTACGTTGTTGCTGGTACATTCCACTCTGTTTTCTTAAAATTGCTTCGTAGTCAAGGGTATAATCAGCAAATTTTAGCAAATGAAAAACATAAACAAATTATGATAAAGAAAATCTTAAAAGAATTGCGTTTAAAAGACGATTACGATGCGGAAACGATGCTCGCAATGATTTCACTTGAGAAAAACAAATTAAATCGTCCGAAAGATGTAAAAGCGAAAACACCAGTGGAACAAGAATTTAAAGAAGTATATGAACGTTTTGAAGAAGTAAAACAACGATACAATTATATTGATTTCGATGACATCTTATTGGAAACATATTATATGTTAGAAAATAATGCTCCTTTACTAACTCAATTACAACAACGTTTTCACTACATTGAAGTAGATGAGTTTCAAGATACATCGTATGCACAATATGAAATTGTAAAATTGTTAGCCACACCAAGAAATAATTTATTCATCGCAGGTGATGATGATCAAGCTATCTATGGCTGGCGAGGGGCAAGTCACCAAATTATTTTATCTTTTCCAAAAGAATTTGATAACACAACAATCATTGCACTAAATACGAATTATCGATCCAATCCCTTTATCGTCGGGCTTGGAAATGAAGTTATAAAATTAAATCAAGAACGTTTTGATAAAGAGCTATACTCCGTTCGTGAGGAAGGTGTACAACCTTTTTATGCAAGACCTGCTACAACTCTTGATGAAGCAAATCAAATTTTACAGCTCATTCAAGAAAAAGTAGATAGCGGTGAACGAAACTATAAAGATTTTTGTTTACTGTATCGCACACATTCTGTAAGTCGTTCGTTACTTGATCAGCTTACCATTCATAAAATCCCGTTTATTAAACACGGGGCGAGCCAATCATTTTATGAACATTCTTTAATTAAGCCTGTATTAGATCATTTACGACTCGTGATTGAGCCGTTTCGACTAGAATCACTTTCAAACATATTACCGACGATGTATATCGGACGTGATGATTGTATTTCATTTATTGAACGTGAACAATGGAAATATGGTGAAGGCCGTTTTCCTTCTCTTCTTCATTTCTTACTATTAAATCCGAGCTTAAAACCTTTTCAAGTGAAAAAGGTAAATGAGCGTATTGATTTTATTAAATTTATTAAAGAATTAGAACCGAAAAAAGCATTAAAAGAAATCATTCATGGTAAAGGAAAATATTTAGAGTACTTACAAAGTAACGATCGTTCTTCCTTTACGATGCATAAAGACATACAAGAAGAAATGTTGGAAGAATTAATGGAGTCTGCAACTCGTTTCACCGATATTCCAGCTTATTTACAATTTATTGACGAAGCGATTCAAGGTCAAAAAGAAATGGAAGCATTAAAAACAATGCCGCAAAAAGATGCCGTTTCACTTATGTCAATTCATAACGCAAAAGGCCTTGAATTTCCATGTGTCTTTTTACTTGGAGCGAGTGATGGGATCCTGCCGCATACTTCTTCTTTAAAAGATGCAAATGATCGTGTTACGGAAACTTCTGAAGCATTAGAAGAAGAACGCCGATTACTTTATGTCGCCATTACACGTGCGAAAGAAGAACTTTACATTTCTTCTCCGCAATTTTTCAGAGGAAAGAAATTAGATATATCTCGTTTTTTATATACTGTGCGAAAAGACTTACCTGAAAAGACATCCACTAAATAA
- a CDS encoding GNAT family N-acetyltransferase produces the protein MHAQIVQTDEQLRDAFSVRKQVFVNEQRVSAEEEYDEFEETSTHVVIYDNDVPVGAGRFRTLDGIGKMERICVLGSHRKKGIGKIVMDALEAYAKENSLPKLKLHAQTHAEDFYKKLGYVTSSDVFMEANIPHVVMIKEL, from the coding sequence TTGCACGCACAGATTGTACAAACGGACGAACAACTAAGAGATGCATTCTCTGTACGTAAACAAGTGTTTGTAAATGAACAACGTGTCTCTGCTGAAGAAGAGTACGATGAGTTTGAAGAAACTTCAACACACGTTGTTATATATGACAATGATGTTCCAGTTGGTGCTGGACGTTTTCGCACCCTTGATGGTATCGGAAAAATGGAACGCATTTGCGTGCTAGGTTCCCATCGAAAAAAAGGCATCGGAAAAATTGTTATGGATGCGCTTGAAGCGTATGCAAAAGAAAATTCGCTACCAAAATTGAAACTTCATGCTCAAACACATGCTGAAGATTTCTATAAAAAACTTGGATATGTAACGAGTTCTGATGTATTTATGGAAGCAAATATCCCGCACGTCGTAATGATAAAAGAATTGTAA
- a CDS encoding YjcG family protein — protein sequence MKLGIVIFPSKMIQDKANGLRKRYDPHYALVPPHITLKTPFETQDEQLESIVNELHTIAGKTNPFTLHVGKVGSFAPVNNVLYFKVEKTPELTFLNEEMHGGLFTQEREYAFVPHLTIGQGLSDAEHADVLGRLRMKDFYYEQPIDRFHLLYQLENGTWTVHETFHLGKENN from the coding sequence ATGAAATTAGGCATTGTAATTTTTCCATCTAAAATGATTCAAGATAAAGCGAACGGATTGCGTAAGCGTTATGACCCGCACTACGCATTAGTTCCGCCACATATTACATTGAAAACACCCTTTGAGACGCAAGATGAACAATTAGAATCGATTGTAAACGAGCTACATACAATCGCAGGTAAAACGAACCCTTTCACCCTTCATGTTGGGAAAGTTGGTTCATTCGCACCTGTTAATAACGTCCTTTATTTTAAAGTAGAAAAAACACCTGAACTTACTTTCTTAAATGAAGAAATGCATGGCGGGTTATTCACGCAAGAACGCGAATATGCTTTCGTACCTCACTTAACGATCGGACAAGGCTTATCAGATGCAGAGCATGCTGATGTATTAGGTCGATTACGTATGAAAGATTTCTATTATGAACAACCAATTGATCGTTTCCATCTTCTATATCAATTAGAAAATGGAACATGGACTGTACACGAAACATTCCACCTTGGAAAGGAGAACAACTAA
- a CDS encoding alpha/beta hydrolase, whose amino-acid sequence MSQTIGRIEEISFYSASLQEDVTLLVYLPVNYTPLHKHTVVIAQDGRDYFQLGKAHRVIERLRETEEIDRTIIVGIPYKNVHDRKEKYFPNEVKNAAYIRFLAHELAPYIDENYPTYQMGKGRVLIGDSLGGTVSFMTALMYPHTFGKVVMQSPFVDETVMNLAKDFKDPQALELYHVIGTEETAVKRTDGQVSDFVEPNRELNTLLINRNFITHYEEFEGNHTWKYWKTDLPKAFSHILSMK is encoded by the coding sequence ATGAGTCAAACAATAGGGAGAATTGAAGAAATTTCATTTTATAGCGCATCGCTTCAAGAAGACGTTACTCTTCTCGTTTATTTACCAGTAAATTACACACCACTGCACAAACATACAGTTGTAATTGCACAAGATGGTAGAGATTATTTTCAGCTCGGTAAAGCGCACCGTGTAATTGAGCGCCTTCGTGAAACTGAAGAAATTGACCGTACAATTATTGTCGGTATTCCATATAAAAATGTACATGATCGTAAAGAAAAATATTTCCCAAATGAAGTAAAAAATGCTGCATATATTCGTTTCCTTGCTCATGAACTTGCACCGTATATTGATGAAAATTATCCAACGTATCAAATGGGAAAAGGTCGTGTTTTAATTGGTGATTCTCTTGGCGGAACAGTTTCCTTTATGACTGCACTTATGTATCCGCATACATTCGGTAAAGTCGTTATGCAATCACCATTTGTGGATGAGACAGTGATGAACTTAGCAAAAGACTTCAAAGATCCACAAGCATTAGAACTGTATCACGTCATTGGCACAGAAGAAACGGCTGTAAAACGTACTGATGGACAAGTATCTGATTTCGTAGAACCGAACCGTGAGTTAAATACGCTTCTTATAAATAGAAATTTCATCACGCATTACGAGGAGTTTGAAGGTAATCATACTTGGAAATATTGGAAAACTGATTTACCGAAAGCCTTCTCTCATATTCTATCAATGAAATAA